The DNA segment ATGATCATCCACAGCAGATAGGCGATGTTGCCCGGTGCCAGGGGGTCCAGGTGCACGCCGCGGAAGATCGCCGGCAGGGCGATCAGCACGATGGAGCCGTCCAGGGCGGACATGAAGACCGCGGCGGTCGTGTTCGTCAGCGCTGTCCACTTGTACCGGTCACCGGTCGGGCGGCGCGGGGCGCGCGTCCCGGGAGGATCCGTCATCAGCCTGCTTCCCCATGGTTCCGTCGACGTCAGATGTTCTGGGCCAGCCGCTCCAGCAGCGGCGCGGCCGCCGCGAGCTGCTCCAGCTCCGCCGGGGTGAACGTGCCGCTGGTCAGGGCCCGGGCGATGAGTTCGGTCCGCGCGTTGCGCTTGTTCTTCAGGGCCTGCAGACCGTCATCGGTCACCGTCAGCACCGCGCGCCTGCCGTCGTCCGGATCCGGGCGGCGTTCGACCAGGCCCCGGGCTCGCAACGCACTGAGCGTCGCCCCCATGGCCTGTGCGGTGATCTGCACTTCGCGGGCCAGCGCCGAGGAGGTGGTGGGACCCGAGCGGTCCAGGTGCGACAGAGCGGTCCGCTCGGTCATCGTGAGCCCGCCGTCGATGGGGACTTGGCGCACCCGTCGCACCAGCACGCTGAGACTCGCCAGCAGCACCGAGGCGACTCCACCGGGGTCCAGGTCATCGTTCATATACTAAGGCTACCTTATAAACCTGCCTTAGTGAATCGCCGGCGCGGTCCACTGGTCGTGTCCGGAGCAGCCCAGACCGGGGTGGATGCCGCCGCAGGGCGCTCCCCCGGAACCTCTGCGACGTGTGCGCCATCTCCTACGGGCGGGCGAGCGGGGGCCCTACGCGTCCCGGACACCGGCGCCCCGGCGCGCTCTCAACTCGCCGCTCAGCTACGGGGAACTGCCACCGTACGGGCGGGCAACGTCCGAGCCCTCCGGGGGCCAGGGGCGCCCCGTCGGGGGTTCATCATTCAGCCCCGGCGAGGAGTTGCTCGATTCGGGCCGCGTTCTTCCAGCAGTCCGGGTTGCCGATGTCGGCGAGCTGTCCGCGCCGGAAGAGGTACCACTGCGATGCGGTCATATCGTGGTCGGCGTCGCGTACCAGATCGCCGTGCGCGCCGGCCCGGAGTACGCCGTCGGTGACCAGGCCCACGCCGGCACAGTCGACGAGGCCCTGCGGGACGGCGCCGGCCCGGATGAGGACGTCGACGACAGCAGGCATGCCGCAGTACACGGCGTGCGACAAGGCGGTGCCACCGCCGGGAATGGAGTCGCCACTGCTCTCCGGGTCGGCTCCCGCCGTTCCAGGCCTGGGAGACCGAACCCCATCCCTGAATGACCCGGTGCTCGCCGCCGGACATCACACCCACAGCCGTACGACCACGAGCCGCACGGTCGCAGTTCTTCACGTGAAGCCAGGAGCCGGCCGCAGGCCCCCAGCCCCGCGGCCTCTGCACATCAGGCCAAGCGCCCTACCGCTGTGGCCCCTGGACCGCGCGCCGCAGCAGTGCGAGGAACTGGTCGCGCTCCTGCGGCGAGAAGTGCGCCAGCATCTGGTCGCCCACCGCGACGACGGCGGGGGCGAGAGAGGTGGCCAGCTCCTGGCCGCTTTCGGTGACGCTCACCAGCTTCCTCCGTCTGTCGCTGTCGTCCTTGGTGATGTCCACCAGACCCCGCCGCCGCAGGCGGTCCAGAAGTGGCGCCACAGTCGACTTGTCGAGGTTGGCCAGCGCACCGAGCATGCCCTGGTCCATGGCACCGCGGGCGTGCAGCAGGCTCAGAACAGTGAACTGAGGCCCGGTCAGGTCCTGGTGGACCTGCTCGTACCAGAGTCGGGCGTGCACCTGGTTCAGCTGGCGCGCCAGGGGGCCGATTCCGCCGATCGCGGCGAGCAGGTCACCGGAGCCCTGGCCCTGGTTCCGGTTCTGGTCCCGGTCCTGCGATGACATATCCCGCCGCCGTTCTGTCGAATTGATTAGGACGTACACGTACTATATCGTCGATGGAACTAGGACGCACACGTCATAACTGTGTGCGACACGAACGAGAGGTGGCGA comes from the Streptomyces sp. NBC_01471 genome and includes:
- a CDS encoding MarR family winged helix-turn-helix transcriptional regulator, translated to MNDDLDPGGVASVLLASLSVLVRRVRQVPIDGGLTMTERTALSHLDRSGPTTSSALAREVQITAQAMGATLSALRARGLVERRPDPDDGRRAVLTVTDDGLQALKNKRNARTELIARALTSGTFTPAELEQLAAAAPLLERLAQNI
- a CDS encoding MarR family winged helix-turn-helix transcriptional regulator; translated protein: MSSQDRDQNRNQGQGSGDLLAAIGGIGPLARQLNQVHARLWYEQVHQDLTGPQFTVLSLLHARGAMDQGMLGALANLDKSTVAPLLDRLRRRGLVDITKDDSDRRRKLVSVTESGQELATSLAPAVVAVGDQMLAHFSPQERDQFLALLRRAVQGPQR